From one Nonomuraea polychroma genomic stretch:
- a CDS encoding metal-dependent hydrolase, whose translation MMGHTHAMTGAIAWLGLAPAFAALPLLTESSRFIETGIMAGALSPAELIAGAIVCAGAAMLPDLDHPSATIAQTFGPVTWALSKAVSWISGGHRGATHSLVFAVAMGFAAHWLANTYPIGRDIMVVLLIGLALRAVGVGIPGNKVGSAMINVGLTAGLYAVFLSLSVGYAWLGLAVGIGCLIHVVGDCMTERGCPVLWPLGAKFMLPWKIGIKTGKKFEQKILAPILSVAIVGLLFWRLAPI comes from the coding sequence ATGATGGGGCACACGCACGCGATGACGGGGGCCATCGCCTGGCTGGGACTGGCGCCGGCATTCGCCGCACTGCCGCTGCTGACCGAATCCTCCCGGTTCATCGAGACAGGGATCATGGCGGGCGCGTTAAGCCCCGCCGAGCTGATCGCGGGGGCCATCGTCTGCGCGGGGGCAGCGATGCTGCCCGACCTCGACCACCCGAGCGCGACCATCGCCCAGACGTTCGGGCCGGTCACATGGGCGCTCAGCAAGGCCGTGTCATGGATCAGCGGCGGGCACCGCGGTGCCACGCACTCGCTGGTCTTCGCCGTGGCGATGGGGTTCGCGGCGCACTGGCTGGCCAACACCTATCCCATCGGCCGCGACATCATGGTCGTGCTGCTCATCGGCCTCGCGCTGCGTGCGGTGGGCGTGGGGATCCCGGGCAACAAGGTGGGCTCCGCCATGATCAATGTGGGGCTGACCGCCGGGCTCTACGCTGTATTCCTCTCGCTGTCCGTCGGGTACGCGTGGCTGGGACTGGCCGTGGGGATCGGCTGCCTCATCCACGTCGTGGGCGACTGCATGACCGAGCGGGGATGCCCGGTGTTGTGGCCGCTGGGGGCGAAGTTCATGTTGCCGTGGAAGATCGGCATCAAGACGGGCAAGAAGTTCGAACAGAAGATCCTGGCGCCGATCCTGTCGGTCGCGATCGTCGGACTGCTGTTCTGGCGCCTGGCGCCCATTTAA
- a CDS encoding ABC transporter permease translates to MTTLQEVAPRERAGVRREALYFAVRNGKLMTGLGIVLALLVLGMIGPLFVDAAPNQYGPKPMNPPSGEYWLGTTTFGQDIFAQFVHGLRSTFAVGVIGGGIAAVIGMIVGFVAGYLGGFVDEVLNMLTNIILVIPTLAVLLIINAYLGIRSVAVQGLFIGLTQWPWAARAIRAQTFSLRTREFVDLARMSGSGTGRIIAREVAPNMSSYLFMTFILLFGGSVLIASSLDFIGLGPSEGVSLGLMLQNATQWSALQLGMWWWFVPPGAAITAIVGALYVANVGLDEVFNPKLRET, encoded by the coding sequence ATGACGACGCTCCAGGAAGTCGCCCCGCGCGAGCGGGCCGGGGTGCGGCGCGAGGCGCTGTACTTCGCGGTGCGCAACGGCAAGCTGATGACCGGCCTCGGCATCGTGCTTGCTCTGCTCGTGCTGGGCATGATCGGCCCGCTGTTCGTGGACGCCGCACCCAACCAGTACGGCCCGAAGCCCATGAACCCGCCCTCCGGCGAGTACTGGCTCGGCACCACCACGTTCGGCCAGGACATCTTCGCTCAGTTCGTCCACGGTCTGCGCAGCACCTTCGCGGTCGGCGTGATCGGCGGCGGCATCGCCGCGGTCATCGGCATGATCGTCGGCTTCGTGGCCGGCTACCTCGGCGGCTTCGTCGACGAGGTACTCAACATGCTGACCAACATCATCCTGGTCATCCCGACGCTGGCCGTCCTGCTGATCATCAACGCCTACCTGGGCATCCGCAGTGTGGCCGTGCAGGGGTTGTTCATCGGGCTGACGCAGTGGCCGTGGGCGGCGCGGGCGATCAGGGCGCAGACGTTCTCGTTGCGTACGCGGGAGTTCGTGGACCTGGCCAGGATGAGCGGCTCGGGCACCGGGCGGATCATCGCCAGGGAGGTCGCGCCGAACATGAGCTCCTACCTGTTCATGACGTTCATCCTGCTGTTCGGCGGCTCGGTGCTCATCGCCTCCTCGCTGGACTTCATCGGCCTCGGCCCCAGCGAGGGGGTCTCGCTGGGGTTGATGCTGCAGAACGCCACCCAGTGGAGCGCCCTGCAGTTAGGGATGTGGTGGTGGTTCGTGCCGCCGGGCGCGGCCATCACGGCCATCGTGGGCGCCCTGTACGTGGCCAACGTCGGCCTCGACGAGGTCTTCAACCCGAAGCTGAGGGAGACATGA
- a CDS encoding ATP-binding cassette domain-containing protein, translating into MLRLDDVTKEFRVGAFGGKTVAAVRSVSFDVVPGEVVSLIGESGSGKSTIGRMILGLNSVTSGSITFDGRPVRGAKEYYRHVQGIFQDPFSSFNPVFKADRVFAMIKESYYPAVPEPEWAERVRAALRDVRLNSDQVLGKYPHQLSGGQLQRLLIARALLLDIKLLVADEITSMLDASTRIDVLNLLAELKTRGLGVLYITHDLSLGNYLAERTVVLRKGAVVEMGLTDKVFGDPLHPYTRELLSAVPRLHEEWADAAAVDTCLYHARGGTGGLLEAEPGHFVACAQLETC; encoded by the coding sequence ATGCTGAGACTCGACGACGTCACCAAGGAATTCAGGGTCGGCGCCTTCGGCGGCAAGACCGTCGCGGCCGTGCGGAGCGTCAGCTTCGACGTGGTGCCCGGCGAGGTCGTGTCCCTGATCGGGGAGAGCGGCAGCGGCAAGAGCACGATCGGCCGCATGATCCTCGGGCTGAACTCGGTGACCAGCGGCTCGATCACGTTCGACGGCCGGCCGGTGCGCGGCGCCAAGGAGTACTACCGCCACGTCCAGGGGATCTTCCAGGACCCGTTCAGCTCGTTCAACCCCGTGTTCAAGGCCGACCGGGTGTTCGCCATGATCAAGGAGTCCTACTACCCGGCGGTGCCCGAGCCGGAGTGGGCCGAGCGGGTGCGCGCGGCGCTGCGCGACGTGCGGCTCAACTCCGACCAGGTGCTCGGCAAGTACCCGCACCAGCTCAGCGGCGGCCAGCTGCAGCGCCTGCTCATCGCCCGCGCGTTGCTGCTGGACATCAAGCTGCTGGTGGCCGACGAGATCACCAGCATGCTGGACGCCTCCACCCGCATCGACGTGCTCAACCTGCTGGCCGAGCTGAAGACCAGGGGTCTCGGCGTGCTGTACATCACGCACGACCTGTCGCTCGGCAACTACCTCGCCGAGCGCACGGTGGTGCTGCGCAAGGGCGCCGTGGTGGAGATGGGGCTGACGGACAAGGTCTTCGGCGACCCGCTGCACCCGTACACGCGCGAGCTGCTGTCGGCGGTGCCGCGCCTGCACGAGGAGTGGGCCGACGCCGCGGCCGTGGACACCTGCCTCTACCACGCGCGTGGTGGGACAGGGGGGCTGCTGGAGGCCGAACCGGGGCATTTCGTGGCCTGCGCCCAGCTCGAAACCTGCTGA
- a CDS encoding ABC transporter ATP-binding protein, translated as MSLRVSELRVHYRTLKGEVRALDGMSFDLGDGEILGLVGESGCGKSTLGKSLIRMDGRMHHVDGRVELDGKELPIGDDRRMNDFRFKEVSLIPQYAMSALNPTRKIRKMVTELLKSRGATLDAAELERRMDQVGLPREVLDRYPIELSGGMKQRMVMVISTLLDPSLLIADEVTSALDVSTQKAVARALLGFRDSGYVKSMIFVTHDIALTHHIADTIMVMYAGKLAEKAPADVVVKAPRHPYTRLLLDSLPEVGVRYSERRLEGIAGSPPSLLHPPAGCRFRDRCPLAGDECAEEPPVAEVAPAHHVACWKA; from the coding sequence ATGAGTCTGCGGGTCAGCGAGCTGCGCGTCCACTACAGGACGCTGAAGGGCGAGGTACGCGCCCTCGACGGCATGTCCTTCGACCTCGGCGACGGCGAGATCCTCGGCCTGGTCGGGGAGTCCGGGTGCGGCAAGAGCACGCTGGGCAAGAGCCTCATCCGCATGGACGGCCGCATGCACCACGTGGACGGCCGGGTGGAGCTCGACGGCAAGGAGCTGCCGATCGGCGACGACCGCAGGATGAACGACTTCCGCTTCAAGGAGGTCTCCCTCATCCCGCAGTACGCCATGAGCGCGCTCAACCCCACCCGCAAGATCCGCAAGATGGTGACGGAGCTGCTCAAGTCGCGGGGCGCGACGCTGGACGCCGCCGAGCTGGAACGCCGGATGGATCAGGTCGGGCTGCCCCGCGAGGTGCTGGACCGCTACCCGATCGAGTTGTCGGGCGGCATGAAGCAGCGCATGGTGATGGTCATCTCCACCCTGCTCGACCCGTCCCTGCTGATCGCCGACGAGGTCACCTCCGCGCTGGACGTCTCCACCCAGAAGGCTGTCGCCCGCGCCCTGCTCGGCTTCCGCGACAGCGGCTACGTCAAGAGCATGATCTTCGTGACCCACGACATCGCGCTCACCCACCACATCGCCGACACGATCATGGTCATGTACGCGGGCAAGCTGGCCGAGAAGGCGCCCGCGGACGTGGTCGTCAAGGCGCCGCGGCACCCGTACACGAGGTTGCTCCTCGACTCCCTGCCCGAGGTCGGCGTCCGATACTCCGAGCGGCGGCTGGAGGGCATCGCCGGCAGCCCGCCGTCGCTGCTGCACCCGCCGGCCGGCTGCCGCTTCCGCGACCGCTGCCCGCTCGCCGGGGACGAGTGCGCCGAGGAGCCGCCGGTGGCCGAGGTCGCGCCCGCCCACCACGTCGCCTGCTGGAAGGCATGA
- a CDS encoding PadR family transcriptional regulator, translated as MSSAHTAGGPWSASSGIHEYKRAAREAFKALSDAFEQMGGRHHHHEHRERGRRGGPPGPFPFDFGRGPWGGGPGGPWGGHRGWGGRGRKAKRGDVRAAILALLSEEPRNGYQIIQEIAERSEGGWKPSPGAVYPALQQLTDERLVISEESEGRKTFRLTEEGRAYIEAHADETRAPWDEMRPDIDDNTADLWHIARQSAFAMMQILQTGNDAQIREARKTLVETRRKLYQILADGEPGDE; from the coding sequence ATGAGTTCCGCACACACAGCAGGCGGGCCCTGGTCCGCGAGCTCAGGCATCCATGAGTACAAGCGGGCCGCCCGCGAGGCGTTCAAGGCCCTGTCCGACGCCTTCGAGCAGATGGGCGGCCGGCACCACCACCACGAGCACCGGGAGCGCGGCCGGCGGGGCGGCCCCCCTGGGCCGTTCCCGTTCGACTTCGGTCGCGGCCCCTGGGGCGGCGGTCCCGGCGGGCCGTGGGGCGGTCACCGCGGCTGGGGAGGCAGAGGCCGCAAGGCCAAGCGGGGCGACGTGCGCGCCGCGATCCTGGCCCTGCTCTCCGAGGAGCCGCGCAACGGCTACCAGATCATCCAGGAGATCGCCGAACGCAGCGAGGGCGGCTGGAAGCCCAGCCCGGGGGCCGTCTACCCGGCGCTGCAGCAGCTCACCGACGAGCGCCTGGTGATCTCGGAGGAGAGCGAAGGGCGCAAGACCTTCCGCCTCACCGAGGAGGGCCGCGCCTACATCGAGGCGCACGCCGACGAGACCCGCGCCCCGTGGGACGAGATGCGCCCGGACATCGACGACAACACTGCCGATCTCTGGCACATCGCCCGCCAGTCGGCCTTCGCGATGATGCAAATTCTCCAGACCGGGAACGACGCACAAATCCGCGAAGCGCGTAAGACTTTGGTAGAGACCCGGCGCAAGCTCTACCAGATCCTGGCCGACGGCGAACCGGGCGACGAGTGA
- the acnA gene encoding aconitate hydratase AcnA, with the protein MSANSFGSRDTLRVGDASYEIFRLDAVEGAARLPYSLKILLENLLRTEDGANITADHIRALGSWNPKATPSVEIQFTPARVIMQDFTGVPCVVDLATMREAVRDLGGDPARINPLAPAEMVIDHSVIVDFFGHPDAFQRNVEREYERNRERYQFLRWGQTAFDEFKVVPPGTGIVHQVNIEHLARVVMTRDGKAYPDTCVGTDSHTTMENGIGVLGWGVGGIEAEAAMLGQPISMLIPRVVGFKLNGQLPAGATATDLVLTITEILRKHGVVGKFVEFYGEGVASVPLADRATIGNMSPEFGSTCAIFPIDGQTVDYLRLTGRSEEQIALVEAYAKAQGLWLDPSAPEPEFSEYIELDLATVVPSIAGPKRPQDRIALSAAKSTWRHDVQNYVSDDEEGEESFPASDAPASNAAANGGRPHKPVPVTLADGTSFEIDHGIVSIAAITSCTNTSNPFVMLGAALLARNAVEKGLTRKPWVKTSLAPGSQVVTGYFERSGLQPYLDKIGFNLVGYGCTTCIGNSGPLPPEISEAIQANDLAVTAVLSGNRNFEGRINPDVKMNYLASPPLVVAYALAGTMDIDLDTEPLGVGTDGEPVYLKDIWPSPEEISAVVNSSIGRDMFERDYADVFKGDDHWRSLPIPTGNTFEWDPDSTYVRKAPYFDGMPEKPEAVTDISGARVLVKVGDSVTTDHISPAGSIKVGTPAAQYLQANGVEVKDFNSYGSRRGNHEVMIRGTFANIRLRNQIAPGTEGGYTRDFTQPDGPVSFIYDASVNYAAAGTPLVVLAGKEYGSGSSRDWAAKGTALLGVRAVIAESYERIHRSNLIGMGVLPLQFPEGASAETLGLTGEETFDISGVEELNKGGIPQTVHVKAGDVEFDAVVRIDTPGEADYYRHGGIMQYVLRSLLAK; encoded by the coding sequence GTGTCCGCGAACAGCTTCGGCAGCCGTGACACGCTACGCGTCGGCGACGCGTCATACGAGATTTTCCGGCTGGATGCCGTCGAGGGCGCCGCACGCCTCCCGTACAGCCTGAAGATCCTGCTGGAGAACCTCCTCCGCACCGAGGACGGCGCCAACATCACCGCCGATCACATCCGTGCACTCGGCTCGTGGAACCCCAAGGCGACGCCGAGCGTGGAGATCCAGTTCACCCCCGCGCGCGTCATCATGCAGGACTTCACCGGCGTGCCGTGCGTGGTCGACCTGGCCACCATGCGGGAGGCGGTCCGCGACCTCGGCGGCGACCCGGCCCGCATCAACCCGCTGGCGCCCGCCGAGATGGTCATCGACCACTCGGTCATCGTCGACTTCTTCGGCCACCCCGACGCCTTCCAGCGCAACGTGGAGCGCGAATACGAGCGCAACCGCGAGCGTTACCAGTTCCTGCGCTGGGGCCAGACGGCCTTCGACGAGTTCAAGGTCGTGCCGCCCGGCACCGGCATCGTCCACCAGGTCAACATCGAGCACCTGGCCCGCGTGGTCATGACCCGCGACGGCAAGGCCTACCCCGACACCTGCGTCGGCACCGACTCCCACACCACCATGGAAAACGGCATCGGCGTCCTGGGCTGGGGCGTCGGCGGCATCGAGGCCGAGGCTGCGATGCTCGGCCAGCCGATCTCCATGCTGATCCCGCGGGTGGTCGGCTTCAAGCTCAACGGCCAGCTGCCGGCCGGCGCCACCGCCACCGACCTGGTCCTGACGATCACCGAGATCCTGCGCAAGCACGGCGTGGTCGGCAAGTTCGTGGAGTTCTACGGCGAGGGCGTGGCGTCCGTGCCGCTGGCCGACCGGGCCACGATCGGCAACATGAGCCCCGAGTTCGGCTCCACCTGCGCCATCTTCCCGATCGACGGCCAGACCGTCGACTACCTGCGGCTGACCGGCCGCAGCGAGGAGCAGATCGCGCTCGTCGAGGCGTACGCCAAGGCCCAGGGCCTCTGGCTCGACCCCTCCGCGCCCGAGCCGGAGTTCTCCGAATACATCGAGCTCGACCTGGCCACTGTCGTCCCGTCCATCGCCGGGCCCAAGCGCCCGCAGGACCGCATCGCGCTGTCGGCCGCCAAGAGCACCTGGCGCCACGACGTGCAGAACTACGTGTCGGACGACGAGGAGGGCGAGGAGTCGTTCCCCGCCTCCGACGCGCCCGCCTCCAACGCCGCGGCCAACGGCGGCCGGCCGCACAAGCCGGTCCCGGTCACGCTGGCCGACGGCACGTCGTTCGAGATCGACCACGGCATCGTCTCGATCGCCGCGATCACCTCGTGCACCAACACCTCCAACCCCTTCGTCATGCTCGGCGCGGCGCTGCTGGCCCGCAACGCCGTGGAGAAGGGCCTGACCCGCAAGCCGTGGGTCAAGACCTCGCTGGCCCCGGGCTCGCAGGTGGTCACCGGCTACTTCGAGCGTTCCGGCCTGCAGCCGTACCTCGACAAGATCGGCTTCAACCTGGTCGGCTACGGGTGCACCACCTGCATCGGCAACTCGGGGCCGCTGCCGCCGGAGATCTCCGAGGCCATCCAGGCCAACGACCTCGCGGTCACGGCCGTGTTGTCGGGCAACCGCAACTTCGAGGGCCGCATCAACCCCGACGTCAAGATGAACTACCTGGCCTCGCCGCCGCTCGTGGTGGCGTACGCGCTGGCCGGGACGATGGACATCGACCTCGACACCGAGCCGCTCGGCGTCGGCACCGACGGCGAGCCGGTCTACCTCAAGGACATCTGGCCGTCGCCGGAGGAGATCTCCGCCGTGGTCAACTCCTCCATCGGCCGCGACATGTTCGAGCGTGACTACGCCGACGTGTTCAAGGGCGACGACCACTGGCGCTCGCTGCCGATCCCGACCGGCAACACCTTCGAGTGGGACCCGGACTCCACCTACGTCCGCAAGGCCCCCTACTTCGACGGCATGCCGGAGAAGCCCGAGGCGGTCACGGACATCAGCGGCGCCCGCGTGCTGGTCAAGGTGGGCGACTCGGTCACCACCGACCACATCTCGCCGGCCGGCTCCATCAAGGTCGGCACCCCGGCCGCGCAATACCTGCAGGCCAACGGGGTCGAGGTCAAGGACTTCAACTCCTACGGCTCGCGGCGCGGCAACCACGAGGTGATGATCAGGGGCACGTTCGCCAACATCCGCCTGCGCAACCAGATCGCCCCGGGCACCGAGGGCGGTTACACCCGCGACTTCACCCAGCCCGACGGGCCGGTGTCGTTCATCTACGACGCCTCGGTCAACTACGCGGCCGCGGGCACGCCGCTCGTGGTGCTGGCGGGCAAGGAATACGGCTCGGGCTCCTCGCGCGACTGGGCCGCCAAGGGCACGGCGCTGCTGGGCGTGCGGGCGGTCATCGCGGAGTCGTACGAGCGGATCCACCGCTCCAACCTCATCGGCATGGGCGTGCTGCCGCTGCAGTTCCCGGAAGGCGCCTCGGCCGAGACGCTGGGGCTGACGGGCGAGGAGACGTTCGACATCTCGGGTGTCGAGGAGCTCAACAAGGGCGGCATCCCGCAGACGGTGCACGTCAAGGCCGGCGATGTCGAGTTCGACGCGGTGGTCCGCATCGACACGCCCGGTGAGGCCGACTACTACCGGCACGGCGGCATCATGCAGTACGTGCTGCGTTCGCTGCTCGCCAAATAG
- a CDS encoding DUF1707 SHOCT-like domain-containing protein, with translation MDRDDLRIGDAEREQTMAALREHFAQGRLTHEELDERLDRTLAAKTGRDLTQVTADLPGHQPTPARAVDDWRESMMANRHQVEAMRQAHRDMRRQWHHHGHPWRRHHRGPHPFVGVLFAFMLLSLIFGFGVFKVLFVVWLGAMLFSLVHRRFHHRG, from the coding sequence ATGGATCGTGACGACCTCCGCATCGGCGACGCCGAGCGCGAGCAGACGATGGCCGCCCTGCGTGAGCACTTCGCGCAGGGCCGCCTGACCCATGAGGAGCTCGACGAGCGGCTCGACCGGACGCTGGCCGCCAAGACGGGCCGCGACCTCACCCAGGTCACGGCCGACCTGCCCGGTCACCAGCCGACCCCGGCGCGCGCGGTGGACGACTGGCGCGAGTCGATGATGGCGAACCGGCACCAGGTCGAGGCCATGCGGCAGGCCCACAGGGACATGCGGCGGCAGTGGCACCACCACGGGCATCCGTGGAGGCGCCACCACCGCGGCCCGCACCCGTTCGTCGGCGTGCTGTTCGCGTTCATGCTGCTGAGCCTGATCTTCGGGTTCGGCGTCTTCAAAGTGCTGTTCGTGGTGTGGCTCGGCGCGATGCTCTTCAGCCTGGTCCACCGGCGTTTCCACCACCGCGGCTGA
- a CDS encoding CAP domain-containing protein, with amino-acid sequence MRRPLGVLAGLASLAALCTPLTAAEAATASEAARCRVSVAKPRLNTALKIESFAARRGCFSPALLRIRIMRAVPGRDPVVKSGATRNGRVKVAVDCAPGVYYATATDLRGRTIAKSRAARLSCSPDSGTPTPTPSGSPTPAPSTGTVGTAEENEVVRLTNAERAKGGCGPLKHDPQLRAAAFGHSQDMAKTGHFDHTSKDGRSFTDRIKAAGFTGGSAWAENIAFGQPSPAAVVQAWMNSSGHRANIMNCRFNLIGVGAAKSSQGPIYWTQDFAAR; translated from the coding sequence ATGCGTAGACCCCTTGGGGTACTCGCCGGCCTCGCGAGTCTGGCGGCGCTCTGCACGCCGCTCACGGCGGCCGAGGCCGCGACGGCGTCGGAGGCCGCCAGGTGCCGCGTGAGCGTGGCCAAGCCCCGGCTCAACACCGCATTGAAGATCGAATCCTTCGCCGCCCGCCGCGGCTGTTTCTCACCCGCCCTGCTGCGCATCCGCATCATGCGCGCCGTCCCCGGCCGCGACCCCGTGGTCAAGAGCGGGGCCACCAGGAACGGCCGCGTCAAGGTCGCGGTGGACTGCGCGCCCGGCGTCTACTACGCGACCGCCACCGACCTTCGCGGCCGCACCATCGCCAAGTCCAGGGCGGCCAGGCTGTCCTGCTCCCCGGACAGCGGCACACCCACCCCCACGCCGTCGGGCTCCCCCACCCCGGCCCCGTCGACCGGGACGGTGGGCACGGCCGAGGAGAACGAGGTCGTCCGGCTGACCAACGCCGAGCGGGCCAAGGGCGGCTGCGGGCCGCTCAAGCACGACCCGCAGCTGCGGGCGGCCGCCTTCGGCCACTCCCAGGACATGGCGAAGACCGGCCACTTCGACCACACCTCCAAGGACGGCCGCAGCTTCACCGACCGCATCAAGGCGGCCGGTTTCACCGGAGGATCGGCCTGGGCGGAGAACATCGCCTTCGGCCAGCCCTCGCCCGCCGCCGTGGTCCAGGCCTGGATGAACAGCTCCGGGCACCGCGCCAACATCATGAACTGCCGGTTCAACCTGATCGGCGTCGGCGCGGCCAAGAGCTCCCAGGGCCCGATCTACTGGACTCAGGACTTCGCGGCCCGATGA
- the mug gene encoding G/U mismatch-specific DNA glycosylase — protein MIDDVLGPSLDVLFCGINPGLMSEATGHHFARPGNRFWPALHLSGFTPRLLAPAEQHLLPSYGLGITNIVPRASAKASELTREELVEGGAALASKVTEAGPKVLAVLGVSAYRTAFLRPKARIGPQGETVGGARIWVLPNPSGLNAHWTLATIAGEMGRLRASLA, from the coding sequence GTGATCGACGACGTCCTCGGCCCGTCGCTCGACGTGCTCTTCTGCGGCATCAACCCCGGCCTCATGTCCGAGGCCACCGGGCACCACTTCGCCCGGCCCGGCAACCGGTTCTGGCCGGCGCTGCATCTTTCCGGGTTCACGCCGCGCCTGCTCGCACCCGCAGAGCAGCACCTGCTGCCCTCGTACGGGCTGGGCATCACGAACATCGTGCCTCGCGCGAGCGCCAAGGCGTCGGAGCTGACCAGGGAAGAGCTGGTCGAAGGCGGTGCCGCGCTGGCGTCGAAGGTCACCGAGGCCGGCCCGAAGGTGCTGGCCGTGCTCGGCGTCTCCGCGTACCGCACCGCCTTCCTGCGGCCCAAGGCGCGGATCGGGCCGCAGGGAGAGACGGTGGGCGGGGCCAGGATCTGGGTGCTGCCCAATCCGAGCGGGCTCAACGCCCACTGGACCCTGGCCACCATCGCCGGCGAGATGGGACGCCTGCGCGCCTCACTCGCTTAG
- a CDS encoding ABC transporter permease: protein MRRYFGRKLLIYGLTFFVAVTVNWMIPRFMPGDPVASMVARANVTRPEAVEAMRAYYNNLFGFDQPLWQQYLNFWGALFRGDFGLSIWLFPTPVSDVIIGAVPYTLALIVPSVLLSWVVGNRFGAYAARRKLLDNTVLPVGYVLTAMPYMWLAVLLAWALGVIGGLFPVAGGYSFSMRPNWSWTFVLDLLHHWTLPFLSLFLVALGGWAIGMRNMIIYELESDYANYLSALGAPSRLIRRYAFRNAVLPQITGLALQLGVLVAGALVTEIVFAYPGLGSLILNAIKNKDFFLLQGTFLFIVLGVLIANFIIDIVYVVVDPRTRAGMAGAQA from the coding sequence GTGCGTCGTTATTTCGGCAGAAAACTCCTGATCTACGGATTGACCTTCTTCGTCGCGGTCACGGTCAACTGGATGATCCCGCGCTTCATGCCGGGCGACCCCGTCGCCAGCATGGTGGCCCGGGCCAACGTGACCAGGCCCGAGGCCGTGGAGGCCATGCGGGCCTACTACAACAACCTCTTCGGCTTCGACCAGCCGCTGTGGCAGCAGTACCTGAACTTCTGGGGCGCCCTGTTCAGGGGTGATTTCGGGCTGAGCATCTGGCTGTTCCCGACGCCGGTCAGCGATGTGATCATCGGCGCGGTGCCGTACACGCTGGCCCTGATCGTCCCGTCGGTGCTGCTCAGCTGGGTGGTGGGCAATCGGTTCGGCGCGTACGCCGCCCGCCGCAAGCTCCTCGACAACACCGTGCTCCCCGTCGGGTACGTGCTGACGGCCATGCCGTACATGTGGCTGGCGGTGCTCCTGGCGTGGGCGCTCGGCGTGATCGGCGGCTTGTTCCCGGTCGCCGGCGGCTACAGCTTCTCGATGCGCCCCAACTGGTCGTGGACGTTCGTGCTCGACCTGTTGCACCACTGGACGCTGCCCTTCCTGTCGTTGTTCCTGGTGGCGCTGGGCGGCTGGGCCATCGGCATGCGCAACATGATCATCTATGAGCTGGAGTCCGACTACGCCAACTACCTGTCGGCACTCGGCGCCCCGTCCAGGCTGATCCGCAGGTACGCCTTCCGCAACGCCGTCCTGCCCCAGATCACCGGCCTGGCACTGCAACTGGGCGTGCTGGTGGCCGGGGCGCTGGTCACCGAGATCGTCTTCGCCTATCCGGGCCTGGGCAGCCTGATTCTCAACGCCATCAAGAACAAGGACTTCTTCCTCCTGCAGGGCACGTTCCTGTTCATCGTCCTCGGCGTGCTGATCGCCAACTTCATCATCGACATCGTCTACGTCGTGGTCGATCCGCGGACCAGGGCGGGAATGGCGGGTGCGCAGGCATGA
- a CDS encoding DUF6879 family protein, with protein MTEQGTPVNPFAAVAHADGHVLDAAEYRSWFDRDHAAHTEPMWKLERAQTFYEPDVASWRAMMDGDWAGSLAMAERMAGTLEDYFRSRVPVRRVRVAEFPITAYLQWEMHVLAVRARAGSPCRVVPAARVAALDPLPELVIFSPSLMYEVLYDRYGGCRGGRRIGDPGVVGPCLRAVRELYTAGEDVLSFCEREIAPLPPPMITDEMRAAVPAYGHRTEEFRV; from the coding sequence ATGACCGAGCAGGGCACTCCGGTCAACCCGTTCGCCGCCGTCGCGCACGCCGACGGCCACGTCCTGGACGCGGCGGAATACCGATCGTGGTTCGACCGCGACCACGCCGCGCACACCGAACCCATGTGGAAGCTCGAGCGTGCCCAGACCTTCTACGAGCCTGACGTCGCGAGCTGGCGGGCCATGATGGACGGCGACTGGGCGGGGTCGCTGGCCATGGCCGAGCGTATGGCGGGGACGCTGGAGGACTATTTCCGCAGCCGCGTCCCGGTCCGCCGGGTACGGGTGGCGGAGTTCCCGATCACCGCGTACCTGCAGTGGGAGATGCACGTCCTGGCCGTGCGCGCCCGGGCGGGCTCGCCCTGCCGCGTGGTGCCCGCCGCGCGGGTCGCGGCCCTCGACCCGCTGCCCGAGCTGGTGATCTTCTCGCCGTCCCTGATGTACGAGGTGCTCTACGACCGCTATGGCGGCTGCCGCGGCGGGAGGCGGATCGGCGACCCCGGTGTCGTGGGCCCCTGCCTGCGTGCCGTCCGGGAGCTCTACACCGCGGGCGAGGACGTGCTCTCCTTCTGCGAGCGGGAGATCGCGCCGCTGCCGCCGCCGATGATCACGGACGAGATGCGGGCCGCGGTGCCCGCGTACGGGCACCGCACGGAGGAGTTCAGGGTCTGA